In Zingiber officinale cultivar Zhangliang chromosome 1A, Zo_v1.1, whole genome shotgun sequence, a genomic segment contains:
- the LOC122008503 gene encoding myb-related protein P-like gives MGRAPCCVKVGLKKGRWTAEEDEVLLNYIASNGEGSWRSLPKNAGLLRCGKSCRLRWINYLRSGLKRGNITPEEEEIIVNLHASLGNRWSLIAGHLPGRTDNEIKNYWNSHLSRRTYSYRRSSSIAASAIDLSKLPGGGKRRGGRTSRAAMEKNNYNGRNSQVAAVSPASSLGQSEEAQSAVVDPDTNRASSAGGGGDEEMYIDDLELEKMIEDLRCSIEARKSDEGPAAEQMDEFLMHEWDWETKLWDEAEETWPWTSQWDSREAWEENQESSLPESNWLEQDLYFN, from the exons ATGGGAAGAGCTCCATGCTGCGTCAAGGTGGGGTTGAAGAAGGGGAGGTGGACGGCGGAGGAGGACGAAGTCCTCCTCAACTATATCGCCTCTAACGGCGAAGGCTCATGGAGGTCTCTCCCCAAGAATGCAGGGCTGTTGCGATGCGGGAAGAGCTGCAGGTTGAGGTGGATAAACTACCTGAGGTCCGGTTTGAAGCGAGGGAACATTACTCCAGAGGAGGAGGAGATCATCGTCAACCTCCATGCATCACTTGGCAATAG GTGGTCCCTCATAGCCGGGCACCTTCCTGGAagaaccgacaacgagatcaagAACTACTGGAACTCCCACCTCAGTCGGAGGACCTACAGCTACCGGCGATCAAGCAGCATCGCTGCTTCGGCGATCGACCTGAGCAAGCTCCCGGGCGGAGGCAAGCGGCGCGGCGGCCGGACGAGCCGGGCGGCCATGGAGAAGAACAATTATAACGGTCGAAATTCTCAGGTGGCTGCGGTGAGCCCGGCTTCCTCGCTGGGGCAGAGCGAGGAGGCTCAGAGCGCGGTCGTGGATCCCGACACGAACCGAGCGAGCAGCGCCGGCGGAGGTGGAGATGAGGAGATGTATATAGATGATCTCGAGCTGGAGAAGATGATCGAGGACTTGAGATGTTCGATCGAGGCGAGGAAGAGCGACGAGGGGCCAGCGGCGGAACAGATGGATGAGTTCCTGATGCACGAGTGGGACTGGGAGACGAAGCTGTGGGACGAGGCAGAGGAGACGTGGCCATGGACGTCACAGTGGGACAGTAGAGAAGCATGGGAGGAGAACCAAGAAAGCTCACTGCCGGAGAGCAATTGGCTAGAACAGGATCTTTACTTTAATTAG